The Acidobacteriota bacterium DNA segment CTGGGAATGCAGCATGCATTGGAGGCGATTTTTGACCAGGTTGGACGGGAGGGTCACGTTTTTCCAGGCTGGTGATTCCAGTCGAGAAAGTCCGCCATCTTCCGTTCCAACCCAGAGGGTCGAACTTCCAGTTCCCTGGGAAGAGACCATCAGATTTCGGACCAGATTGCTCGGCAGACCGGAAGCCGTATCAAAAACCGTCCAGGTTTCATGAAAAAACCGCGCCAGCCCCCCACCAAGTGTCCCGGCCCATACCACCGTCTCTCCGCTGGCCGTTTGCGTACTGGCGAGGCTGTAAACCGAATTGCTGGGGAGCCCAGAGCCCATTCGGTAGGTGGTCCAGGTGCCAGTGACATATCGCCCAAGCCCACCGGTTTCAGTCCCAACCCACAACACCTGATTGCCTTGTGGATCAGTGGTTTCCAACAAGGCCCAGACTTTGTTATCCGGCAATCCCTGGCGGGTGGTCACGGTTGACCATTTTCCATCTCGAAGACAGGCGAGTCCTCCGCCATCGGTCCCAACCCACAATGTCCGTTGACCTGAAGGAGACAGGCTGTCCAACAGACACAGCACTTTATTACTACTCAACCCGGAGGAGGTGTTATAAGTGACCCATTTCCCTTGATCAAAATGAGAAACTCCGCCGCCATAGGTTCCTACCCATACCGCTCCGCTGCCTTTGGGTTGACCCGCCTCGGGAATAATACAGTTGACGTTGTTTCCGGCTAATCCATTTTTGGTGTTAAACAGGATCCAATTCCCATTCTGTAAGCGAGCCGCTCCGCTGTCCCGAGTTCCAAACCACAAACTTTGATCACTGGTGGCACACAGGGCATTCTGGTTGATGATGTTGGAATTGACTTCGTCTGGAAGTGAAACTCGACGCCAGTCGCGACCATTGTAAAAGGCCACCCCATTTTGGGTCCCAACCCAAAGTCGCCCGGTATGGTCCATCGCCATGGCATGAACCAGGTTTTGTGGAAGCCCATCCTGGTCGGTAAAAGTCGAAAACCGAATGTTATCGGCAGCCAGCAGTTCAGAAAATTGGGGTTGGGGATTTGATGAGGGCGCAACAGAGGGGGCCAGGGGCGGTAGGTGTGGGTTTGCCTGGACGACCAGTTTCAGAAGAGAGACCGAAAAAAGACCAACCACAAGCCACATCACCACAAACCGGCTTCCCAAGAGTGGGTCCCGCCGCAGTTTAGGGGTGAAACAGGCTGGACTTCTGGCTGCGGAAAGCTGGATGAGGGGGGAGACGCCGGATTGAGGCATATGCAGTCGTTTGAGTCATTGGAGGTAGCCAAAAACCGCGTGGTACATCGTCACAGGTGGTTGAGGGAGCTCACTAAGGGAACCTGGACTGACAGGTGGAAGATCAAAGGGGGAACCTGATGACTCTCAAATAAAAAATCAGTCCCCAATCCCTCACTTCCAGGCCCCACCTAGACCCGGTGCATCGCGTGAAACAGATCTTCCCGTTGGACATAGGCTTTGACGCCGAGTTGGGAGGCTTCGGTTTTTAATTTTTGCTGCAAATCAGTCAATGATCCACGGATGGTGCTGATATCCGCGATCAGCATCATGGCGAATTTTCCCCGGAGAACAGTCTGGTTGATATCAACAATGCTGCATTCGGCATCCGCCAAAACTCTGGCCACCGCCGCAATGATCCCGGCGCCGTCCTGTCCAAAAATGGAAATGACAGCTCGATTACTGCCGCCTGTTTCGGGTGAAGACCCTGATGCCATCGGCGACATGGCTGGTGAGGGAGCGTCGGTGAGGGCTGGCCGGATCGAGCGGAAAATATCGGTTACCATATCTTCGACCAGGGTGCGGTCAGCATATTGGCCAAGCTTGCGATACACAGAGCGGGTAATTTGATAAATGATTTCTTCGTCTTTCATGGCGCAACCTGAATGAAATGTGATGGAGTCACCACAGTGCCAGATGGTTTGGTGGTCCTGGTGAGAGGGGGGAAACGGCAACGTTGAGCGAGAGAAATGAAATCAACGGGCGCTATGCTAACTTAACTCGTCTGGTTTTGTCATGAAAACTTCGGACTGAACAAATCAGGGCTGAGGGCTTGGGGCCATAAGCGCCAGGATAAGGAAACAAAGCCCGATCTGGACAAGGGGACACGGGGACAAGGAGAAAAAATATTCTCCCGCTCCCACCGTCGGGAGGAGGATCTCCTTGTCTCCTTGTCTCCTTGTCTCCTTGTCTCCTTGTCTCCCCTGCTCCTCGTCTCAAACAGGCCCACATTTCCTTATCCTGGCGCTTATGGGGCTTGGGGCTGAGGGCAATCGAAGGGATGAGGGATGAAGGATGAGGGATGAAAGAAACCCAATTCTTCAGCCCGCCTTCTTCAGCCTGCCCTTGCTCACGAGTTTGGTCGGGAGTAAAATCAGCGAGTTTTCCAAAAGTCGTTCTCCCCATCCAGTGTATTCCAACTTCGACCGGCTCTGAGGAGCTGTAACACTTAGAACAACCCATTGGTTCAGTCTGATCCGGTCAGTCCTTTCTGGGCTGATTTGTTTTGGGTTGATAGGTGGTTGGGTTTGTTCAGTTTGTGAGGAGTGAGCGTATTTCAACTCT contains these protein-coding regions:
- a CDS encoding ACT domain-containing protein; protein product: MKDEEIIYQITRSVYRKLGQYADRTLVEDMVTDIFRSIRPALTDAPSPAMSPMASGSSPETGGSNRAVISIFGQDGAGIIAAVARVLADAECSIVDINQTVLRGKFAMMLIADISTIRGSLTDLQQKLKTEASQLGVKAYVQREDLFHAMHRV